In a single window of the Streptomyces sp. NBC_00285 genome:
- a CDS encoding sugar ABC transporter ATP-binding protein, with amino-acid sequence MAEPQPVLEMTGIVKEFPGVRALSGVDFRLFPGEIHALMGENGAGKSTLIKVLTGVYTLDGGTITLDGKSVRIGSPLQAQQAGISTVYQEVNLCPNLSVAENIFIGREPTRAGRIQWKRMRSEAAKLVDRLGLDIDVTAPLSAYPLAVQQLVAIVRSVGTGDSDGEGSGTKVLVLDEPTSSLDRDEVLELFRLMRQLRDEGVAILFVSHFLDQIYEICDRMTVLRNGTLVGEHMVRDLDQVGLIELMIGKALDQLEELHDQQLHADVGESLLKAEGLGRNGGIAPFDLEINKGEVVGLAGLLGSGRTELARLLFGADQPDSGTLTVGGEAVSMSAPNDAIGAGIAFCSENRKTEGLVPDLTVRENIILALQASRGWTRPIPAAQRDELVAKYIKALDIRPANPEARVGQLSGGNQQKVLLARWLITQPKLLILDEPTRGIDIGAKTEIQKLVVSLSEDGMSVLYIAAELEEVLRLSHTIGVLRDRKLVAQLTNGPEITTSKILETIASGEHQ; translated from the coding sequence ATGGCAGAGCCGCAGCCCGTCCTGGAGATGACGGGCATAGTCAAAGAGTTTCCGGGCGTAAGGGCTCTGTCGGGCGTCGACTTCCGCCTCTTCCCCGGCGAGATCCACGCCCTGATGGGTGAGAACGGAGCCGGGAAGTCCACTCTGATCAAGGTGCTGACCGGGGTCTACACCCTGGACGGCGGCACCATCACCCTCGACGGGAAGTCCGTGCGGATCGGCAGCCCGCTGCAGGCGCAGCAGGCCGGCATCAGCACGGTCTACCAGGAGGTCAACCTCTGCCCCAACCTGTCGGTGGCGGAGAACATCTTCATCGGACGTGAACCGACCCGCGCGGGCCGCATCCAGTGGAAGCGCATGCGCAGCGAGGCGGCCAAGCTCGTCGACCGCCTCGGCCTCGACATCGACGTCACCGCGCCGCTGTCCGCGTACCCGCTGGCCGTGCAGCAACTGGTCGCGATCGTACGGTCGGTGGGCACCGGCGACAGCGACGGCGAGGGCTCCGGCACCAAGGTGCTGGTCCTGGACGAACCGACGTCCAGCCTCGACCGCGACGAGGTCCTCGAACTGTTCCGTCTGATGCGGCAGTTGAGGGACGAGGGCGTAGCGATCCTGTTCGTGTCGCACTTCCTCGACCAGATCTACGAGATCTGCGACCGGATGACCGTCCTGCGTAACGGCACCCTGGTCGGCGAGCACATGGTCCGCGACCTCGACCAGGTCGGGCTGATCGAGCTGATGATCGGCAAGGCCCTGGACCAGCTGGAGGAGCTCCACGACCAGCAACTGCACGCGGACGTCGGTGAGTCGCTGCTGAAGGCGGAAGGCCTCGGCAGGAACGGCGGTATCGCCCCCTTCGACCTGGAGATCAACAAGGGCGAGGTCGTGGGCCTCGCCGGCCTGCTCGGCTCCGGCCGTACCGAACTGGCCCGGCTGCTCTTCGGCGCCGACCAGCCGGACAGCGGCACGCTGACCGTCGGCGGAGAGGCGGTCTCGATGAGCGCCCCGAACGACGCCATCGGCGCCGGCATCGCGTTCTGCTCGGAGAACCGCAAGACCGAGGGCCTGGTCCCCGACCTGACCGTGCGGGAGAACATCATCCTCGCGCTCCAGGCGTCCCGCGGCTGGACCCGGCCCATTCCGGCCGCCCAGCGCGACGAACTCGTCGCCAAGTACATCAAGGCGCTGGACATCCGGCCCGCCAACCCCGAGGCCAGGGTCGGCCAGTTGAGCGGCGGCAACCAGCAGAAGGTGCTCCTCGCCCGCTGGCTGATCACCCAGCCGAAGCTGCTGATCCTGGACGAGCCGACCCGAGGCATCGACATCGGCGCCAAGACGGAGATCCAGAAGCTGGTGGTCTCCCTCTCCGAGGACGGCATGTCCGTGCTGTACATCGCGGCCGAACTGGAGGAGGTGCTCCGGCTCAGCCACACCATCGGAGTGCTGCGCGACCGCAAGCTGGTGGCGCAGCTCACCAACGGGCCCGAGATCACCACCAGCAAGATCCTCGAGACCATCGCGAGCGGAGAACACCAGTGA
- a CDS encoding ABC transporter substrate-binding protein has translation MLNRRNFLTAAVGVAAAGSLAACAKEDKSSTGTSSGGSKAITLGFSQVGSESGWRSANTDSVKAAAKDAGYNLKFSDAQQKQENQISAIRSYIAQKVDVIAFSPVVVTGWDAVLKEAKAAKIPVVLTDRSVETSDQSLYVTLVGSDFTAEGRRAGKILEKVLAKAGVKGPVKIAQLEGTTGAAPAIERAKGFKEVMDADHASDWKIVVSQTGDFTRAGGKQVMAAFLTSNPDINVLFAHNDDMAIGAIQSIEAAGKKPGKDILIVSIDGVKDGFVAMSEGKINAIVECNPLLGPQLMEVVKTVHDGGSVERWIKTKEGDFMQDQAKAALPSRKY, from the coding sequence ATGCTCAACAGGAGAAACTTCCTCACTGCGGCGGTCGGCGTGGCAGCCGCGGGCTCCCTGGCGGCCTGCGCCAAGGAGGACAAGAGCTCCACCGGCACCTCCTCCGGTGGCAGCAAGGCGATCACCCTCGGCTTCTCCCAGGTCGGCTCCGAGAGCGGCTGGCGCAGCGCCAACACCGACTCGGTGAAGGCCGCGGCCAAGGACGCGGGCTACAACCTGAAGTTCTCCGACGCCCAGCAGAAGCAGGAGAACCAGATCTCCGCCATCCGCAGCTACATCGCGCAGAAGGTGGACGTCATCGCCTTCTCCCCGGTGGTCGTCACCGGCTGGGACGCGGTGCTCAAGGAGGCCAAGGCGGCGAAGATCCCGGTGGTCCTCACCGACCGCTCCGTGGAGACCTCCGACCAGTCCCTGTACGTCACCCTGGTCGGCTCCGACTTCACCGCGGAGGGCCGTCGCGCCGGCAAGATCCTGGAGAAGGTCCTTGCCAAGGCCGGCGTCAAGGGCCCGGTGAAGATCGCTCAGCTGGAGGGCACCACCGGTGCGGCCCCCGCGATCGAGCGCGCCAAGGGCTTCAAGGAGGTCATGGACGCCGACCACGCCTCCGACTGGAAGATCGTCGTCAGCCAGACCGGTGACTTCACCCGCGCCGGCGGCAAGCAGGTCATGGCCGCCTTCCTCACGTCCAACCCGGACATCAACGTCCTCTTCGCGCACAACGACGACATGGCCATCGGTGCCATCCAGTCCATCGAGGCGGCCGGCAAGAAGCCCGGCAAGGACATCCTGATCGTCTCGATCGACGGCGTGAAGGACGGCTTCGTCGCGATGTCCGAGGGCAAGATCAACGCCATCGTGGAGTGCAACCCGCTGCTCGGCCCGCAGCTGATGGAGGTCGTGAAGACGGTCCACGACGGCGGCTCGGTCGAGCGCTGGATCAAGACCAAGGAGGGCGACTTCATGCAGGACCAGGCGAAGGCCGCGCTCCCCTCCCGCAAGTACTGA
- a CDS encoding zinc-dependent alcohol dehydrogenase — MSFEVVVEAPGEHRIDEHTPREPAAGEALVRVHAVGICGSDREVYQGNRPEGYVRYPLTPGHEWSGTVEAVGTGVPSTLVGRKVVGEGFRNCQVCDRCHAGETTLCSAGYEETGFTHPGAMAATLTLPARLLHVLSDNADLTAAALLEPAACVAAAALKANALPGERVAVVGTGTLGMFAIQFLKAASPGELLVVGTRHDRADLSKAFGASDFRTRDQELPDGFDVVIETAGSASAARTGAGLLRRGGRLVLTGIPAAGAEGLDPTDLVVRQLEVQTVFGAPPGAWAHTVRVFGAGLLDPLPLITHELPLDGFHEAIELVGSGDPMVGKVLLRP, encoded by the coding sequence GTGAGCTTTGAGGTCGTCGTCGAGGCACCCGGCGAGCACCGGATCGACGAGCACACCCCGCGCGAGCCCGCCGCCGGGGAGGCGCTGGTGCGCGTCCACGCCGTCGGGATCTGCGGCAGCGACCGTGAGGTGTACCAGGGCAACCGGCCCGAGGGATACGTCCGTTATCCCCTCACTCCGGGCCACGAGTGGTCCGGGACGGTCGAGGCGGTGGGGACCGGTGTGCCTTCAACTCTCGTAGGCCGCAAGGTCGTCGGCGAGGGCTTCCGCAACTGCCAGGTGTGCGACCGCTGCCACGCGGGCGAGACGACCCTGTGCAGCGCCGGGTACGAGGAGACCGGGTTCACCCACCCGGGCGCGATGGCCGCCACCCTCACCCTGCCTGCACGTCTGCTCCATGTCCTGTCCGACAACGCCGACCTTACCGCCGCGGCTCTGCTGGAGCCGGCGGCCTGTGTCGCGGCCGCCGCACTGAAGGCGAACGCCCTGCCCGGCGAGCGCGTGGCCGTCGTGGGCACGGGAACGCTCGGGATGTTCGCCATCCAGTTCCTGAAGGCGGCTTCGCCGGGCGAGCTGCTCGTGGTGGGGACGCGGCACGACCGGGCCGATCTCTCGAAGGCCTTCGGTGCCAGCGACTTCCGCACCAGGGACCAGGAGCTCCCCGACGGCTTCGACGTCGTCATCGAGACCGCCGGGTCCGCGTCGGCCGCGCGCACCGGTGCCGGTCTGCTGCGGCGCGGCGGACGTCTGGTCCTGACGGGCATCCCGGCAGCGGGCGCCGAGGGTCTGGACCCCACGGACCTGGTTGTACGACAACTGGAGGTGCAGACCGTCTTCGGGGCCCCGCCGGGCGCCTGGGCGCACACGGTGCGGGTGTTCGGGGCCGGTCTGCTCGATCCGCTGCCACTGATCACCCACGAGCTGCCGCTCGACGGGTTCCACGAGGCGATCGAACTGGTCGGGTCCGGTGATCCGATGGTGGGCAAGGTGCTGCTCCGCCCATAG
- the chvE gene encoding multiple monosaccharide ABC transporter substrate-binding protein, whose protein sequence is MRTRRAALTAIAGAASLALTLSACGQDSEGGSKSSTDGAKGGTIGIAMPTKSSERWIADGNNVVKNLQSKGYKTKLVYGEDDPDQQVNQIENLITQGVKGLIVAAIDNKSLNNVLQQAADAKIPVIAYDRLILGTKNVDYYASFDNTKVGELQASYIVDKLGLKSGKGPFNIELFAGSNDDNNTKYFFNGAMSVLQPYIDSKKLVVKSGQTKINQVTTLRWDGATAQKRMEDILTSTYGSGRVDAVLSPYDGISIGIIAALKSDGYGSASKPLPVITGQDAELASVKSIISGQQTQTVYKDTRKLAEVASAMVDDVLKGKKPEVNDTKTYDNGAKVVPAYLLQPVSVDKSNYTKELVDTGYYKAGELK, encoded by the coding sequence ATGCGTACACGTCGTGCCGCACTCACCGCCATAGCCGGCGCGGCCTCCCTCGCCCTGACCCTGTCCGCCTGCGGCCAGGACAGCGAAGGCGGCAGCAAGTCGTCGACCGACGGCGCCAAGGGAGGCACCATCGGCATCGCGATGCCGACCAAGTCCTCCGAGCGCTGGATCGCCGACGGCAACAACGTCGTCAAGAACCTCCAGTCCAAGGGCTACAAGACCAAGCTGGTCTACGGCGAGGACGACCCCGACCAGCAGGTCAACCAGATCGAGAACCTGATCACGCAGGGCGTCAAGGGCCTGATCGTCGCGGCCATCGACAACAAGTCCCTGAACAACGTGCTCCAGCAGGCCGCCGACGCCAAGATCCCGGTGATCGCCTACGACCGTCTGATCCTCGGCACGAAGAACGTCGACTACTACGCGTCCTTCGACAACACCAAGGTCGGCGAGCTCCAGGCCAGCTACATCGTCGACAAGCTCGGTCTGAAGTCCGGCAAGGGCCCCTTCAACATCGAGCTGTTCGCCGGCTCCAACGACGACAACAACACCAAGTACTTCTTCAACGGCGCGATGAGCGTGCTGCAGCCGTACATCGACAGCAAGAAGCTCGTCGTCAAGTCCGGCCAGACCAAGATCAACCAGGTCACCACGCTGCGCTGGGACGGTGCCACCGCGCAGAAGCGCATGGAGGACATCCTCACCTCCACCTACGGCAGCGGCAGGGTCGACGCGGTCCTTTCGCCGTACGACGGCATCTCCATCGGCATCATCGCCGCGCTGAAGTCGGACGGCTACGGCTCCGCGAGCAAGCCGCTCCCGGTCATCACCGGCCAGGACGCCGAGCTCGCCTCGGTGAAGTCGATCATCTCGGGCCAGCAGACGCAGACCGTCTACAAGGACACCCGCAAGCTCGCCGAGGTCGCCTCGGCCATGGTGGACGACGTCCTGAAGGGCAAGAAGCCCGAGGTCAACGACACCAAGACGTACGACAACGGTGCCAAGGTCGTCCCCGCCTACCTGCTGCAGCCGGTGAGCGTCGACAAGAGCAACTACACCAAGGAACTGGTCGACACCGGCTACTACAAGGCCGGCGAGCTCAAGTAG
- the mmsA gene encoding multiple monosaccharide ABC transporter ATP-binding protein, protein MAGPVLEMRSIVKTFPGVKALSDVTLTVRQGEVHAICGENGAGKSTLMKVLSGVHPHGTYEGDILFEGDIVSFKDIRASEQHGIVIIHQELALVPFLSIAENIFLGNEHASGGFINWNETLKHATELLRRVGLSDHPETRITDIGVGKQQLVEIAKALSKKVKLLILDEPTAALNDEDSGKLLDLILELKKQGITSIIISHKLNEIRRVADSVTIIRDGKSIETLDVKAPETTEDRIITGMVGRDLDHRFPDRTPYEGETDAAPALEIRNWTVHHPIDQTRKVVDDVSIDVRRGEIVGIAGLMGAGRTELAMSVFGRTYGRHAGGTVLKDGKEIRTKTVAEAVGHGIAYVTEDRKHYGLNLIDNINRNISLTALDKVAKYGVVDEHEERKVAERFRKSMNIKAPTVFETVGRLSGGNQQKVVLSKWIFAGPDILILDEPTRGIDVGAKYEIYTVIDQLAAEGKAVVFISSELPELLGMCDRIYTMSAGRLTGEVSRAEATQEVLMRQMTKDKEVTR, encoded by the coding sequence ATGGCGGGACCCGTCCTGGAAATGCGCTCGATCGTCAAGACCTTTCCCGGCGTCAAAGCGCTGTCGGACGTCACACTGACCGTCCGTCAGGGCGAGGTCCATGCCATCTGCGGTGAGAACGGCGCCGGAAAGTCCACCTTGATGAAGGTGCTCTCCGGCGTCCATCCGCACGGCACGTACGAGGGCGACATCCTCTTCGAGGGAGACATCGTCTCCTTCAAGGACATCCGAGCGAGCGAGCAGCACGGCATCGTGATCATCCATCAGGAACTGGCCCTGGTGCCGTTCCTGTCGATCGCGGAGAACATCTTCCTCGGCAACGAACACGCCTCGGGCGGGTTCATCAACTGGAACGAGACGCTCAAGCACGCCACCGAACTGCTGCGCCGGGTGGGTCTGTCCGACCACCCCGAGACCCGGATCACCGACATCGGTGTCGGAAAGCAGCAGCTGGTGGAGATCGCCAAGGCGCTCTCGAAGAAGGTGAAGCTCCTCATCCTGGACGAGCCGACCGCGGCTCTGAACGACGAGGACAGCGGCAAACTCCTGGATCTCATCCTGGAGTTGAAGAAGCAGGGCATCACCTCGATCATCATCTCCCACAAGCTCAACGAGATCCGCCGGGTCGCCGACTCGGTGACGATCATCCGCGACGGGAAGTCCATCGAGACCCTCGACGTGAAGGCCCCGGAGACCACCGAGGACCGGATCATCACGGGCATGGTCGGCCGCGACCTCGACCACCGCTTCCCCGACCGCACTCCGTACGAGGGCGAGACGGACGCGGCCCCCGCCCTGGAGATCCGCAACTGGACGGTCCACCACCCGATCGACCAGACCCGCAAGGTGGTCGACGACGTGTCGATCGACGTGCGGCGTGGCGAGATCGTCGGCATCGCGGGCCTGATGGGCGCGGGGCGTACCGAACTCGCGATGAGCGTGTTCGGGCGCACCTACGGCCGGCACGCGGGCGGCACGGTCCTCAAGGACGGCAAGGAGATCCGTACGAAGACCGTCGCGGAGGCGGTCGGGCACGGCATCGCGTACGTCACCGAGGACCGCAAGCACTACGGCCTCAACCTCATCGACAACATCAACCGCAACATCTCGCTGACCGCCCTGGACAAGGTGGCCAAGTACGGTGTGGTCGACGAGCACGAGGAGCGGAAGGTCGCCGAACGCTTCCGCAAGTCGATGAACATCAAGGCGCCGACCGTGTTCGAGACGGTGGGCCGGCTGTCCGGCGGCAACCAGCAGAAGGTCGTCCTCAGCAAGTGGATCTTCGCCGGGCCGGACATCCTGATCCTGGACGAGCCGACCCGCGGTATCGACGTGGGCGCCAAGTACGAGATCTACACGGTCATCGACCAACTGGCCGCCGAGGGCAAGGCGGTCGTCTTCATCTCCTCCGAGCTGCCGGAACTGCTCGGCATGTGCGACCGCATCTACACCATGTCCGCCGGGCGGCTGACGGGTGAGGTCTCGCGGGCCGAGGCCACGCAGGAAGTGTTGATGCGCCAGATGACGAAGGACAAAGAGGTAACCCGATGA
- a CDS encoding LacI family DNA-binding transcriptional regulator yields MNHLQLRPPTMADVARVAGVSHQTVSRVLGDHPNVRKETRAKVLRAIEEMGYRRNSSARALATRRTRTLGVVSANTTLYGPASTLFALEEAARAEGYTVSTVSLRKLVVETLSEALDHLSEGGVEGVIVLAPQRSATEALAELRHPFPVVAVGTGSGAEVPSVNVDQQLGARLATGHLLAAGHATVWHLAGPEDWQEAVDRTVGWRSALEAAGVEPPTPLQGDWSPLSGYRAGQELAGWVGRGLTAVFVANDQMALGVLRALREAGVRTPQDIAVVGFDDIPEAEFFAPPLTTVRQDFAAVGKRSISLLLDLIEGRSPSGSQGVFIEPQLVVRASTFPHTPQLGDAPG; encoded by the coding sequence GTGAACCACTTGCAGCTTCGGCCGCCCACCATGGCCGACGTGGCCCGCGTGGCCGGGGTGTCCCACCAGACCGTCTCCCGCGTCCTGGGGGATCACCCCAACGTGCGCAAGGAGACCCGCGCCAAAGTCCTGCGTGCGATCGAGGAGATGGGCTACCGCCGCAACTCCTCCGCGCGGGCCCTGGCGACCAGGCGCACCCGGACCCTCGGAGTGGTCTCGGCCAACACCACGCTCTACGGGCCGGCCAGCACCCTGTTCGCCCTTGAGGAGGCGGCCCGCGCCGAGGGGTACACCGTCTCGACGGTCAGTCTGCGCAAGCTGGTCGTGGAGACGCTGTCCGAAGCCCTGGACCACCTCAGTGAGGGGGGCGTGGAAGGGGTGATCGTCCTCGCCCCGCAGCGGTCGGCGACCGAGGCCCTCGCGGAACTCCGGCACCCCTTCCCGGTGGTGGCCGTGGGTACCGGGTCCGGCGCGGAGGTCCCCAGCGTCAACGTGGACCAGCAGCTGGGCGCCAGGCTGGCCACCGGTCATCTGCTGGCCGCCGGACACGCCACGGTCTGGCATCTCGCCGGGCCCGAGGACTGGCAGGAGGCGGTCGACCGGACCGTCGGCTGGCGGTCCGCCCTCGAGGCGGCGGGTGTCGAGCCGCCGACGCCGCTGCAGGGGGACTGGAGTCCGCTGTCGGGCTACCGTGCGGGCCAGGAACTGGCCGGCTGGGTGGGCCGTGGACTGACCGCCGTCTTCGTCGCCAACGACCAGATGGCACTGGGGGTGTTGCGGGCACTGCGCGAAGCGGGGGTTCGCACTCCGCAGGACATCGCGGTGGTCGGCTTCGACGACATCCCGGAAGCGGAGTTCTTCGCCCCACCGCTCACCACCGTCCGGCAGGATTTCGCGGCTGTCGGCAAGCGGAGCATCTCCCTGCTTCTGGACCTGATCGAAGGCAGGTCCCCCTCGGGCTCGCAGGGGGTCTTCATCGAACCCCAACTCGTCGTCCGTGCCAGTACTTTTCCGCACACGCCCCAGCTGGGGGACGCTCCCGGCTGA
- a CDS encoding mandelate racemase/muconate lactonizing enzyme family protein, with protein MRITGISTHVVGTPWRNLTYVQVHTDEGLTGVGETRMLGHTDALLGYLHEAQTNHILGSDPFSVEDLVKRMKYGDYGRAGEIVMSGIAVIEMACWDIKGKALGVPVWQLLGGKVTDRVKAYANGWYTTERTPEAYHKAARTVVERGYRALKIDPFGTGHFELDHEQSLYAVSLIEAVRDAIGPDTELMLEMHGRFSPATAVRLAKDLAPFKPAWLEEPCPPENLKALEKVAAKVDIPVATGERIHDRIEFRELFESQAVDIIQPDVGHIGGIWETRKLAATAETHYVLVAPHNVGGPVLTAASLQVGFTSPNFKILENFNDFADAEIKKVVKGAPEVVDGYFHLSDKPGLGVELDVDAAAEFPQQQARFDLWAEGWEQRRPKGSK; from the coding sequence GTGCGTATCACGGGAATCAGCACGCATGTGGTCGGAACGCCATGGCGCAACCTGACCTACGTCCAGGTTCACACGGACGAGGGTCTCACCGGCGTCGGTGAGACACGCATGCTGGGCCACACCGACGCACTGCTCGGCTACCTCCACGAGGCGCAGACCAACCACATTCTCGGGTCGGACCCGTTCTCTGTCGAGGACCTCGTCAAGAGGATGAAGTACGGCGACTACGGGCGGGCCGGCGAGATCGTCATGTCCGGAATCGCCGTGATCGAGATGGCCTGCTGGGACATCAAGGGCAAGGCCCTCGGGGTGCCGGTCTGGCAGCTCCTGGGCGGCAAGGTCACCGACAGGGTGAAGGCGTACGCCAACGGCTGGTACACCACCGAGCGGACCCCGGAGGCGTACCACAAGGCCGCCCGGACGGTCGTGGAGCGCGGATACCGGGCGCTCAAGATCGACCCCTTCGGCACCGGCCACTTCGAACTGGACCACGAGCAGAGCCTGTACGCGGTCTCCCTCATCGAGGCCGTACGGGACGCCATCGGCCCCGACACCGAGCTGATGCTGGAGATGCACGGCCGCTTCTCCCCCGCCACCGCCGTCCGGCTGGCCAAGGACCTGGCCCCCTTCAAGCCCGCGTGGCTGGAGGAGCCCTGCCCGCCGGAGAACCTGAAGGCGCTGGAGAAGGTCGCCGCCAAGGTCGACATCCCGGTGGCCACCGGTGAGCGGATCCACGACCGCATCGAGTTCCGCGAGCTCTTCGAGAGCCAGGCCGTGGACATCATTCAGCCCGACGTCGGCCACATCGGCGGCATCTGGGAGACCCGGAAGCTCGCCGCCACGGCGGAGACCCACTACGTGCTCGTCGCCCCGCACAACGTCGGCGGCCCGGTGCTGACCGCCGCCTCCCTCCAAGTGGGCTTCACCTCCCCGAACTTCAAGATCCTGGAGAACTTCAACGACTTCGCCGACGCGGAGATCAAGAAGGTCGTCAAGGGGGCGCCCGAGGTCGTGGACGGCTACTTCCACCTCTCCGACAAGCCCGGTCTCGGCGTCGAGCTGGACGTCGACGCGGCGGCCGAGTTCCCGCAGCAGCAGGCACGGTTCGATCTGTGGGCCGAGGGCTGGGAGCAGCGCAGGCCAAAGGGCTCCAAGTGA